The following coding sequences are from one Candidatus Nitrohelix vancouverensis window:
- a CDS encoding BolA/IbaG family iron-sulfur metabolism protein, which yields MISIENLIALVQSGIPDAEVNVMDKTGMMDHFIIHVTSSQFETMNVMERHRAVQATLNAAMADGRIHAAEIKTATP from the coding sequence ATGATTAGTATTGAAAATTTAATTGCATTGGTTCAATCGGGCATCCCCGATGCGGAAGTCAACGTTATGGATAAAACAGGGATGATGGATCATTTCATTATCCATGTCACTTCCAGTCAATTCGAAACAATGAATGTCATGGAGCGTCACCGCGCTGTTCAGGCCACTTTGAATGCGGCGATGGCGGATGGCAGAATTCATGCGGCAGAAATCAAGACGGCCACGCCTTAG